The genomic DNA CATCAGAGCAGGCCCTTCCTATATACCCGGCCGATGCTGAACGCCACCTATTTTTGTTACGGGGAATATTCCGGAGCCGCGCCAGCCACGGCTTCCACTTGACGTGGACAACCGGCTCACCTAGATAAACAACATGAAACGCAGCGAAATCAACGCCCTTTTACGGGACGCCAAGGAATTCTTCGCGTCCTTCCGGTTCGCCCTGCCCCCGTGGGCCTTCTGGTCCCCGGAGCAATGGAAGGGCAAAGGCGCGTCCGAAGTGGTTCAAAACCAGCTCGGCTGGGATTTGACCGACTACGGGGCCGACGATTTCGAGCACAGGGGGCTGATCCTGTTCACCATGCGCAACGGCAATCTGGCCGCCAACCACCCCAAGAAGTATGCGGAAAAGATCATGATCGTCCGAGAGGATCAAATCTGCCCCATGCACTTCCACTGGTCCAAGACCGAGGACATCATCAACCGGGGCGGCGGCAACCTGGTTATCGAGCTGTACGGCTCCACCCCCTCCGAAGACCTGGCGCGTGAGCCGCTGGCCGTATCCGTGGACGGGTTTACCCGCATAGTCCAGCCCGGGGGCAAGATCGTCCTCACGCCCGGCGAATCCATATTTCTCGAACAGGGCATGTACCACCGCTTTTACGGCGAGCCCGGCAAGGGCAAAGTCCTGGTGGGCGAGGTGTCGTCGGTGAACGACGACAATACCGACAATCGGTTCCATGAACCGCAAGCCCGTTTCCCCGAAATCGACGAGGATGAAGCTCCGCTTCACCTGTTGTGCACCGACTATCCGAACTATGTGTAGGTTTCTTTCCATCGGATGGAAGGGGAAGGCCGCCTGTATGGGCGGCCTTTATTGTTTTATAAAAAACGGATTGAATTCGGCCTACCTGTTATGAACGCTGACTCTTTTTTGGGGAGGGGGCGAGGATGCGGTGACGTAGAGTTGGAGAAGTTGCCGCGCTTCGCGTTCGACGGTGTAGGTTATCCTTACGTTTCGTTTCGCCTTTACGGCGACTTCCTTTTTTGCTGGCGCAGAAAAAAGGAAGCAAAAACTGCGCTTTTCGGCCCTGCGTACTCCCGAAAGCCGAGGCCAAGAGCCTGTAGCGGCTTTCGCTGCCCGACAGGATGTCTGCCTTTGGCAGACGCAGTCGGCCTACGCTTCGCCGCTTCAGACAGGCTCTAGGCCCCGGCTTTCGAACGTCTCCCGCGCAAGCGAGGTTCTGTCTTCCAACGCGGGAAGGCTCATTTGGGTTCTTCGTTCTCGAAGGAGCTTCCATAAGCGAAATGAAGACCCTCCCAAAGGCAAGTGTGATGTAGCGCGTGGATATTAGCGCGCTTCGCGTTCTACGGTGCACGGCATCGTTACGTTTTGTTTCGCCTTTACGGCGACTTCCTTTTTTGCTGGCGCAGAAAAAAGGAAGCAAAAACTGCGCTTTTTTGGCCCTGCGTACTCCCGAAAGCAGTGGCCAAGAGCCTGTAGCGGCTTTCGCTGGCCGACAGGATGTCTGCCTTTGGCAGACGCAGTCGGCCCACGCTTCGCCGCTTCAGACAGGCTCTAGGCCCCGGCTTTCGAACGTCTCCCGCGCAAGCGAGGTCCTGTCTTCCAACGCAGGAAGGCTCATTTAGGTTCTTCGTTCTCGAAGGAGCTTCCATAAGCGAAATGAAGGCCCTCCCAAAGGCAAGTGTGATGTAGCGCGTGGATATTAGCGCGCTTCGCGTTCTACGGTGCACGGCATCCTTACGTGTTGTTTCGCCTTTACGGCGACTTCCTTTTTTGCTGGCGCAGAAAAAAGGAAGCAAAAACTGCGCTTTTCGGCCCTGCGTGCTCCCGAAAGCAGTGGACAAGAGCCTGTAGCGGCTTTCGCTGCCCGACAGGATGTCTGCCTTTGGCAGACGCAGTCGGCCCACGCTTCGCCGCTTCAGACAGGCTCTAGGCCCCGGCTTTCGAACGTCTCCCGCGCAAGCGAGGCCCTGTCTTCCAACGCGGGAAGGCTCATTTAGGTTCTTCGTTCTCAAAGGAACACCCATGAGCGAAACGAAGGCCCTCCCAAAGGCAAGTGTGATGTAGCGCGTGGATATTAGCGCGCTTCACGTTCGACGATGCACGTCATCTTTACGTGTTATTTCGCCTTTACGGCGACTTCCTTTTTTGCTGGCGCAGAAAAAAGGAAGCAAAAACTGCGCTTTTTGGCCCTGCGTGCTCCCGAAAGCAGTGGACAAGAGCCTGTAGCGGCTTTCGCTGCCCGACAGGATGTCTGCCTTTGGCAGACGCAGTCGGCCCACGCTTCGCCGCTTCAGACAGGCTCTAGGCCCCGGCTTTCGAATGTCTTCCGCGCAAGCGAGGCCCTGTCTTCCAACGCGGGAAGGACCTATTTCAGGCTCTTCGTTCTCCTAAAAACACCCAAAGGCGACCGCCCCCCCTTAAAGGTCCTACTAGCACTAGCCCTGGATCAGCGGCGTAGAAGCCGACCGCGAAGGGACGGCGGCTCCTGTTACGAGCAAGAAAGTGCTGGTGAGAGTGGAGATCTGTACACCAGAGAAGGACCTATACTTTTGCTGGGATGGAGCCGACCCGAGCGGATCGGATTCTTGCCGAAGATCCCGCGGGCGGCCGAGCTGGCGCAAGGCCCTTTTTTGGTTCTTTTTTGGGCAAGCAAAAAAGATCCGCCGCCCGCGAAGGGCATGGAAGCTGGGGAGGCAAAGCCTCCACACTGGCTCTCGCCGCCCTAACAAGCTGGCACATCCTCCAGCAAAAAAGCCCCCTCTCCCGCAACCAAGCTCCTGCGGAGAATCGCCAATCCCAGCCCTGGATCAGCGGCGTAGAAGCCGACCGCGAAGGGACGGCGGCTCCTGTTACGAACAAGAAAGTGCTACCGAGAATGGGGAGCTGCCCACCAGAGAAGGACTTATACTTTTGATCGGGTGGAGCCGACCCGAGCGGATCGGATTCTTGCCGAAGATCCTGCGGGCGGCCGAGCTGGCGCAAGGCCCTTTTCTTTCGTCTATTTCTTTTGGGCCAGCAAAAGAAATGGACCCCGCCGGGAGGGCATGGAAGCTGAGGAGGCAAAGCCTCCACACTGGCTCTCGCGCCAAAGGCGCGCCTGCCTTATCAAGCTGGCGCACCATCCCGCAAAAAAAGGAACCTTCCGCTCCCCTCCAGCCTCTCCGCGAAACAAACAATACAGCCGCCCTTCCAGGCGGCTGTCCCCAACCAAACCTACCCCACTTCAAGCCAGGCGGTGTTGTTTTTCGAACTCTCCAAACACGCCTCCATGAAACGTATACCCCGCACTCCATCCTCGCCGGTGGGGAAATCCACGGATGCACCCGTGGCGAGGGTGTCGCAAAACGCCTTGTAGATGTTGGCGAAGGCGAGCAGCCATCCCTCGGGATGCCCCGCCGGGGTGTACGAATAGGCCATGGCCCCGGGCAGCAGCGCGGGCGCGCCCCGCGTGATGAGCCGGGCGGGCTCGTTGATCGGCATGAATCGCAGATGATCGGGGTCTTCCTGGAACCACTCCAGACCGCCCTTGTCGCCGAAGATGCGCACCTTCAAACCGTTGACCATCCCGGTGGCGGCCTGGGAATACCAGTACACCCCGCGCGCGCCGGAGTCGTATTCCGTCAGGATGACGCCGTTGTCGTCAAGAATCCGACCTTCCACCAACGAATCGAGCCGGGCGGCGAGCCGGGTCAGTCTCAGGCCGGTGACATGAGGCACGAGGTACTCGATGTGCGACCCCACGTCGCTGAGCGACAGGGTCCCGCCGCTGCGAACGGGATCGGCACGCCAGGTCGCCTGGACATGCCCGGTGTTCTCCAGCGGTTCGGCCAGCCATCCCTGGGGATACTCGCAGTTGATGAAACGGATCTCGCCGATGTCGCCGCGCGCGATCATCTCGCGCATCTGCCGAACCATGGGATAACCCGCGTAGGTGTAGGTCAAGCCGAGGACGAGCCCCCTTTCGCGGGCCATATCCACCAGTTCCTCGGCCTGGGCCGAGGTGTGGGTGAACGGCTTGTCGCACATGACGTTGATACCGCTTTTGAGGCACGCCTTGACGTTGGGGTAGTGAGCCTCATTGGAAGTGACCACCACGGCGAAATCGATATCCCCGGCCTCCAGACGGGCCAGCTCCTCAGGGGTGGCGTACACCCGATCTTCATCCAGACCAAGCTCCCGGCCCAAAACCCGGCTCTTTTCCAGGTCCCGCGAGAAACAACCCGCCACGAGATCCGCCTGCCCGTTCAGGGACAATGCGCGCCGGTGCACGTCGCCGACAAAAGCCCCGGGGCCGCCGCCGATCATGGCATATTTGAGCATATCTTCACCTCTTTTTTCCCGGAAGCATACACCATGTCGCGCCGTCGGGGAACCCCGCCAGCCGGTTCCGCTGGCATAGCCGAACGCCCTGTGCTATCCCTTTCGGCCATGGGAATTCTGACCAGAATCATGCCCTCGAAACGGACCGCGCACACTGGCGCTTCGGGCGAGGACGCGGCTGCACGGCACCTCGAATCCAGGGGATTCAGGGTGCTGGCCCGCAACTGGCGATACCGGCAATGGGAGCTGGACCTGGTCTGCCGCGACGGGGACACCGTGGTCTTCGTCGAGGTCAAGACGCGCAGGGCCGGGTCCATGGCCGCGCCGGGCGAAGCCCTGACGCGCGCCAAGCAGGCCCGGCTCATCAAGGCGGCCAGCCACTATCTGACCGAGCACGACCTCTGGGACGAGCCGTGCAGGTTCGACCTGGCCTCGGTCACGGACACGGGCATGTCCCTGGATGTGGAAATTGAGGAGAACGTCTTTCAACTGGACGGACAAAGAGCATGAGCGAAACCGGCACCCTGTTTGTAGTGGCAACCCCTCTGGGCAATGCGGACGACCTGTCGCCCCGGGCGCGCAACGTCCTGATGGACGCTGACGTGATACTGGCCGAAGACACCCGAAGGGCCGGGCTGCTGTTCAAGCGGCTGGGCCTGGCCCGCCACGGCAGGCTGATTTCCTTTTTCGAGCACAACGAGGACAAGAAGCTGCCCAAGGTCCTGGACCTGCTGGGCGAGGGCTTGTCCGTGGCGCTCATTTCGGACGCGGGCACCCCGCTCTTGTCCGATCCCGGATTCACTCTCGTGCGCGCCTGCCGCGAACAGGGATTCCGGGTCACGCCCGTACCCGGCCCCAGCGCGCCGGTCACGGCCCTGTCAGCCTCGGGGCTTCCGCCCCTGCCCTACACCTTTCTGGGGTTCCCGCCGCGCAAGAAGAGCCATACGGAAAAGCTCTTCGCCGCCCACCGCGACACCGGGGCCACCCTGGTCCTGTTCGAGCGCAAGACCCGACTGGCGGGCACGCTGGCCATTGCCCGCGACATCCTCGGGGAACGTGACTTCTGCGTGGCCCGGGAGCTGACCAAGGAGTACGAGGAATTCCTGCGCGGCAATCTCGGCGCGCTCGACGATTTCGATTTCGAGCTGCGCGGCGAGCTGACCGTCATTATCGGACCGGGCGCCGACTCGGATGGTGAAACCGACGAGGCGGTCATTCTCAAACGCATCGCCGAAGAGGCCGAGGCCGGGGGCAAGCCCAAGGAGATCGCCCGGCGAGTGGCCGAACGGAGCGAAGGATGGACGGCCAAGGAAATCTACGCCCTCATGCGCGACTGATCGCACGACAGCCAAAAGACCGGAAGGCCGGAAGCGGGATAATTCCGCTTCCGGCCTTCCGGTTTTGCAACAGGCTTGGGAGGACGTCTAGTTCCCGTAAAGGGAGTCCTTGTGAAAGAAGCAGTAAAAATCTTCGGACTCGGAAAACAGGCAGGAGAGACGACGCGCGAACCGGGCGGCCATACGGGACACGACCGGACAGCAATTCTCGACAAACGAACGGATGGCCGTCCCCAGGCTCGCCAGCAGAAACATCAACGCGATGACCAGAACCCCGCCCACAAAAAACATACTTACTTCCATCAACTTGAACCTCCAAAATTTAGAACGGCGATAATCCTACCCCTTTTCGCTCCCGGCGCAACCCCGTTTTCAAATTCTTTTCTTCACATTCCAGGCTGGCCCGCCCGCGTCCCGGCTTGACTTATCGGCACGGCTGCACCACAAATTTCCCATGAACCTGACCGCCATAGCCAGCAAGGCTCTCGACGGCGTCCCGCTCTCCGACGCCGAGATATTGTTCCTTATGGAACTTGCCCCCGAACGCCTGCCGGAGCTGCTCGCCCACGCCCACCGCGTGCGCACGGCCAACTTCGGCAACGAGACGGGATTGTGCGCCATCGTCAACGCCAAGTCCGGCACCTGCTCCGAGGACTGCGCCTTCTGCGCCCAATCCGGCCACCACGCGGCCGAAAGCCCGGAATACCCCCTGATGGACGCGGACGAGATCGCGGCCGCCGGAGCGCGGGCCAAGGCGGCTGGAGCCTCCCGGTTCGGCATCGTGGCCTCGGGCAAACTGGTCGGCGGGGCCGACCTGGACGGATTCGAGGCGGCGGTGCGAAGCGTGGCCGCGCAAGGGCTCGTCCCAGACCTGTCGCCGGGCATTCTCGACCGGACGCAGCTCACGCGACTGAAAAAAGCCGGATTGCGTGGCTATCATCACAACCTGGAGACCTCGGCCCGGCACTTCCCGAAGATGTGCACCACCCACGCCTATGAAGAGGACGTGAACGCGGTGCGGGCCGGGCTCGACGCCGGGCTGTACGTCTGCTCGGGCGGCATCTTCGGCATCGGCGAGACCTGGGACGACCGCGTGGAGCTGGCCCTGCTCCTCCGCGAACTAGGCGTTCCGTCCGTGCCCATGAATTTCCTGACGCCCATTCCGGGCACGCCATTGGAGGACCGCGCCCCGCTCTCCCCGGAGGAGGCGCTCAAGATCATCGCCCTGTATCGATTCCTGCTGCCGGACCGACAACTGCGCATCTGCGGCGGACGGCCCACGGTTTTCGGACAAGACCGCCGCGACGAAGTGCTGACCGCCGGGGCGAGC from Pseudodesulfovibrio thermohalotolerans includes the following:
- a CDS encoding D-lyxose/D-mannose family sugar isomerase, producing the protein MKRSEINALLRDAKEFFASFRFALPPWAFWSPEQWKGKGASEVVQNQLGWDLTDYGADDFEHRGLILFTMRNGNLAANHPKKYAEKIMIVREDQICPMHFHWSKTEDIINRGGGNLVIELYGSTPSEDLAREPLAVSVDGFTRIVQPGGKIVLTPGESIFLEQGMYHRFYGEPGKGKVLVGEVSSVNDDNTDNRFHEPQARFPEIDEDEAPLHLLCTDYPNYV
- a CDS encoding Gfo/Idh/MocA family protein, with protein sequence MLKYAMIGGGPGAFVGDVHRRALSLNGQADLVAGCFSRDLEKSRVLGRELGLDEDRVYATPEELARLEAGDIDFAVVVTSNEAHYPNVKACLKSGINVMCDKPFTHTSAQAEELVDMARERGLVLGLTYTYAGYPMVRQMREMIARGDIGEIRFINCEYPQGWLAEPLENTGHVQATWRADPVRSGGTLSLSDVGSHIEYLVPHVTGLRLTRLAARLDSLVEGRILDDNGVILTEYDSGARGVYWYSQAATGMVNGLKVRIFGDKGGLEWFQEDPDHLRFMPINEPARLITRGAPALLPGAMAYSYTPAGHPEGWLLAFANIYKAFCDTLATGASVDFPTGEDGVRGIRFMEACLESSKNNTAWLEVG
- a CDS encoding YraN family protein — translated: MSRRRGTPPAGSAGIAERPVLSLSAMGILTRIMPSKRTAHTGASGEDAAARHLESRGFRVLARNWRYRQWELDLVCRDGDTVVFVEVKTRRAGSMAAPGEALTRAKQARLIKAASHYLTEHDLWDEPCRFDLASVTDTGMSLDVEIEENVFQLDGQRA
- the rsmI gene encoding 16S rRNA (cytidine(1402)-2'-O)-methyltransferase, producing the protein MSETGTLFVVATPLGNADDLSPRARNVLMDADVILAEDTRRAGLLFKRLGLARHGRLISFFEHNEDKKLPKVLDLLGEGLSVALISDAGTPLLSDPGFTLVRACREQGFRVTPVPGPSAPVTALSASGLPPLPYTFLGFPPRKKSHTEKLFAAHRDTGATLVLFERKTRLAGTLAIARDILGERDFCVARELTKEYEEFLRGNLGALDDFDFELRGELTVIIGPGADSDGETDEAVILKRIAEEAEAGGKPKEIARRVAERSEGWTAKEIYALMRD
- the bioB gene encoding biotin synthase BioB, coding for MNLTAIASKALDGVPLSDAEILFLMELAPERLPELLAHAHRVRTANFGNETGLCAIVNAKSGTCSEDCAFCAQSGHHAAESPEYPLMDADEIAAAGARAKAAGASRFGIVASGKLVGGADLDGFEAAVRSVAAQGLVPDLSPGILDRTQLTRLKKAGLRGYHHNLETSARHFPKMCTTHAYEEDVNAVRAGLDAGLYVCSGGIFGIGETWDDRVELALLLRELGVPSVPMNFLTPIPGTPLEDRAPLSPEEALKIIALYRFLLPDRQLRICGGRPTVFGQDRRDEVLTAGASGLMIGDYLTTRGGDADADLAALSRAGLIPAKE